Below is a genomic region from Aricia agestis chromosome 16, ilAriAges1.1, whole genome shotgun sequence.
atataatgacaactgtttttaattatattttaattaagtaattattgctattgatgaaaaaagtataaaatattttcatcttaTTTTTCTTTAACGGTTTTTCcgttcaaataaaattaattatcatttacaaattttatttatcacttacaagtttataaacaattttagtttaacataatgaaattattaatttaatgactAGCTTTTCggcattttatttttaggatgAATGGAAATGCTagtaaaatatgtgaaaatagTTGAAACCAGTTGCAGATCCATCTGCACCGCGACGTGTTTCTAATTTCTAGCTCCGATAGTGACAGCTCATCCACTAGCTCTTCAGACTCGGCTAAGCACCGTAGTAAAAAAAGGAGGGGGCAAACGCACGTGTCCGTCAGACCGTAAATACAAACGGATGTACAAAGAAATTAGTGACATTATAGTTGCAGCCGCATCAGAATAATACTCAGTATTTAAATAAGGTAAAAGACAATATTATATGTTGTTATTGAATAACAACATATAATATTGTCTTTTACCTTATTTAAATACTGGGTTGCGGCTAACATTGATGTTAGCCGCAACCCATATGACGATATTCCTGAGAAAGATTAATGCTTAATTTTAGGAACCATCGGTTCCTAAATCCTCAGAAAATCATTAAAGCTTTTATGTAATCTCCAACATCTAGATGACGCTTCTTGGAGTGATATAAGGTATGCAGAGGATCAAAAAATCTTATCTATCATCTCCAAGATTCACGAGCTTGGAGAATAATGAAGTAGTTCTAAATCTCCAATCCTCTGGCCATGATAAGGCTTTTGGAGCGCTTACTATGTGCGTCATAAAACAATGCGACTCACTACAAAAACCCCTCACTGACGTCACAAAATGGTTTAAGGAGGAGAATCCGGATTATACAGGTGttaataacaaattattatcagcggggctaaaatggtcgctgtgcagaattatattatgaatcataatatgattcattttatgtatttatttatttattaaatcacAAAATTTTCTACTCTgcagtctgcttgcaattcatgtctagtaatttgtatTAATTTGACGTTCGTCAGTTTGACTATTTTGACGATTcagtttctgaattgattttagaggaattgcgaaatgcgaccattttagctttGATTTTAGCTCCGCTGAACTTTTTTCTGAAGGTGAGTATCAGAGAATCTCCTCAGATACGTTGCATAATATATGACGTGGTCACCGACGTGAGGTTATAACAAAACAAGTTCGCGATCCGACGATAAATACGTCTACAATAGACGAAGCGTGGTAAGGTAAGCTGGTAGTCGGAAGTGTTTTGGCCTCTGAGGAAAAAGCAGGCAGAGGGTAAAAAGCCCAGCGTCTCCTTTCAGGAGCACGCATCTCATAAAAAACCCTTACAGGGTTGTTGTGGTTGTTACCCAAACGATCTGCCAACGCAAGCTAGCACTCACCACAGCTCTCATTTAGTAATACCGAGTAATCGTGGGTCATTTCGTGGACGTGGCACATCACGTAACCACTTTAAACAGGCAAACAGAGGATCTGGACATAAACGTGCCGCCTCGCATGCCCACAACACCAGTGATGTTAAGCGACGTCGTTTTTGACACGAAATATCAGGCCAGCCGTCTCGCTCGATATGTGGATTAATGGAGGCAGTTGGGAGCACCAGAAACAATACTGAAAATGATTTCCAGGTATCGTATACCATTTCACAAGAAGCCCTCCCTTATTTATGTGGGGATGCAAAAAAGAACAGTACAAATTCCTCGTTCTCGCGACATGACTGCCTCTATCCATAAAACAAGCGAAGGCGTCTTGGAGCTATGCAATCCATCTCCAAGCTTACCTTCGTCAATGTTTTTAGTTCGCAAAACGGACGGTACTGCACAGCCTGTCTTCAACTTAAGGGCTCTGAATTACTACATCAAAACAACGAAGTTCAAACTTCTTAACATGTTTTGGGTTCCAGTTTTTCTTCAGCCGGAAGACTGACTCTGCAAAGTGGATCTGACGCAGGTATGCTTTCACGTTCGAGTCTCGTAGATTCTAACACTTGATATATCAAAAGCAACTTTGGGAAATGACGTGTCTACCATTGACTGAGTACTGCTCCAAGAGCTTTCGCGACAATAACCGACTGGGTGGCTCAAGTTCTTCGCAAAAAAGGTATTCGTATCATGgtttatcagggcgagcaaaGCGAGCACTAgaatatcccacaacctgtacattttgtggtacactttacggaaaaactatcacgcctattgatttgtgctttaacatagtaatattatgtcagtcAAGGTCAAATGAGTTAAGGAGACATAATATGTTCATGTTGCCGTACAAACCTAAGAATTTTTAGGATGGATTATCAACAAGGAAAAAGCGATCCTTGTTCAATTTAAGTCAATAGTTTATTTAGGAGTCGAGTGGAATCCTACTACTAATATAAAGCGAGTTCCTATAGAGAAATTACAAATtctaaaaaccaaaaatttgtGAAATTCATAAAAAGCAACGTTTATCCCTTAAAGAGATACAGAGCTTAGTTTTGTTAGTTTTACTGTACACCCACAGGTCAGCTCAATTTCAGCGCGCTTTTGATGCTGCTCAACAGAATGTTAAAATCGGACACCAGATGACGTACGATTCCGGCAGACGCCAGGAACATTTTGGATTGGTGGCTCGAGAATTGCCGTAAGCCTTCGGCTATTCATGTCTTCACCATTGCATTATCTTACAACTGAAACTGATGCTTCTGACATCGCATGGGGAGCTCGTCTTAATAATTTAAGTCTGACCTGTTTTTGGTCGCAAGACAAAATCATGCTCCATTGTAATCAGAAAGAAATATTAGCTATgttaaaagtttttcaaagtcaTCATAAAATAATGACTAATAGTACAGTTTTAGTACAAAGCGACAATAAAACAGTAATCGCATACCGTCACGAAGGCGGCACAAAATCTCAAAAACTTTCTTacaaaattttcgaaattttagaACGATATCAAATACACCTCAGTTTTTCACATTCCAGGGATTTACAACAGCCAAGCCGACCATTTGTCAAAGCTTTGTCGGAAACCAGAGTGGCATCTGACGTCCGAATggacaaataaaattttcagcaGATAGGGCATTCCAGTGATCGACTTCTTTGCTTTCAGTCGGGTGCATGTGGCAACGAAAAACATTTCTCTCGATTTAATCAACCCTGGGGCGCTCTTTCTAGACTCTTTTTTACTGCAGTGGATTTTCCAGTTAGCTTGGATATTTCCGCCACAATGTCTAATACCCAAATCATCTCAATCACGCACAGGGAATATACTTGCTGGTAGTCCCCCGCTGGAGCAAAGTCTACTGGCGATCAGATCTGAAAGCCCGAGCGACTGCCGCCCCATACACAATTCTACGACTGGACAAGTTTCTCATCGACGTGTCGACTGGTCTGCCATCACCCGGGGTCCACAAGATGACACTGGTAGTTTAGAAATCCGAAATGTGGAGGTGGAGTCAGCGCATAAGAACCTGGGGCAAACGGTAAGTAGATGTATGTCATGGCACTCATCTCGTAATTCTACACAAAAAAGCTTATAATGTTGCTTGGAAACGATGGCTACAGTGGTCAAACCAAAATCAAGTCGATTCATGTAATCCACAGGGTGAAGATGTAGCCAGGTTTTTATCATACCTTCATAAGTCGGTTGTTTCAACTCTTTGTAACCCGAATTCGGCTGGAGAAATTAGTTCTTATATATTATAGTTGAGTAAATGTTAAAATCCATAGCTTTACAAAAACCTACAAGCTCAAAACCACCAATATGGAATAAAGATAGTTTGGCATCACATCTAAGCAATTACGCTTTAGAACATGACAACCCTTTTCAAGTACAAAGACATACAGCCGTTTTACTGCTCTTATGTTCTGGTAGAACAATAACTCATGTTCTAACCCTGCTATAGATTGATACTGACCATTGTATAGAAAAtactaatgaaataatattttggccATCTTTTGGTTCAAAAACTGACTTTTCTGATTACAGGCAATCTTGACCTAATAAAGAACTATTGAGGTAAGTACTCGATTCTAGGcgaaatacaattattttacataatttattattacttgCAGAGGTCGGATTAAACCTGCCTCAAGGACCATTATTTCAGGATGGATCGAATCCCTTTTCAAAGATGTGGGTATAACTGCTACGCCGGGAAGTATTTGATCAGCAGTTGCATTGAAAAATTGGGTGAACAATTTTCCAATATAAGATATTTATATTAGGGGAAATTGGCAATCCCATagtataaatttattttgttattatttttagcaatattccgcgaaaacaacttccacctttaagtaaatgagtgagtgtacgcataggcatgcgtacagcacctccctcctcccacactgccaccaccacacaagcaataatgttggcaaatccgtgcaaggcccctcaccaccatgcaggttgaaaacctcgacgcacgtttcgccccaacaccggagcatcctcaggatgtggactctacgaacaacgtccgttaagtgacGTTACGGACTGActgacttaacggacgttgttcgtagagtccacagagtgcaagttcttgcatgcgagtgtacgcataggcagtgtgggaggagggaggtgctgtacgcatgcctatgcgtacattcactcatttacttaaaggtggaagttgttttcgcggaatattgctaaaaataataacaaactagatttaaactatggatttccgcaaagtaacgcctgattccattaactaatcCCATAGTAGTTGGTACTACtggtattataattttgtatcttTCACATTGGCGTCTAGTTTACATTCTGTAAACTTTCGTTCCcaccaggcgataacaaacaATTCTCAATTAAATAAGCTTCGAATAACGGTACAGGGAATTAATAGTGGCGTTTTACCTACCAATAAAACGcatattaatttacttacctTATTCGAAGCTCATAGTTTAAATTCTGCCTGATGAGTATAGGCGCAATAAACTGGCAGACGAGTTAGCTCGCTTTTACAAACCCTCCCTACCTCTTCACCATGGTGGGACGAAAGTGGGAGTAACTGGAAGTCAATAGTATAGATATAATGGCGGGAAACgtagtgcctatctcaattaaaTAAGCTTCGAATTaggtaagtaaattaatatgCGTTTTATTGGTAGGTAAAACGCCACTAATAAgttctattttatattatgcgttttatacgtgggagagccatgcttcggtacgaatgggctggctcgaccggagaaataccacgttcttacagaaaaccggagtgaaacagcgcttgcgctgtgtttcgccgagtgagtgagtttgccggaggcgcaatcccctaccctattcccttccctaccctcccctattcacctcccttcccttccattcccttctcatccctaccctcccctatcaccctattctctcttaaaaggctggcaacgcacctgcagctcttctgatgctgcgcgtgtccatgggcgacggaagttgctttccatcaggtgacccgtttgctcgtttgcccccttatttcataataaaataaaaaaatgcaataagGTTTTAATAGTTtctctttattatttaattgaaacaaaagtACCATAAACTGTGTTCATAAATACATCGGAATATAATTTAACCGCCTTTTATGGAATCacttaaaagaaacaaaataatgttaacATAAGCAAAGAAATTGCtgcgtacagttcgacaaggctgcgTTGGTAAGttcgggagcgctgctggtaaagaagaactgtcaaacatatgtcaaaaatgacgtttttctatgatagaagcgcttagttccttttctctccacgttcaaataaagccttgtcgaactgtattgcGAACGCCCGCGCTAAGCCAAAACTAGTTTGTTACCACCTAAAGTTACTGCACTACCCTATAGATTTTCATTGCGTGTCGTCTCGTCTAGGGTTCTTGTTCTTGTCCCTTTTAGTTCCAGCCATAGGCTACAGACCACCAGAATAATGTATGTGAGAATACCTGAAAAACAGTGATTTTACTTTATTCTTTAAGATTTGGTCTTcaagtttgcgagagagactcttcaaAAGTGGTAtaatgtgccccccccccctctaacttctaaagtacgggcatgataagtctaaaaaaatatatatgtacattactacaaaaactaccaacgaaaattggttcgaacgagatctagacAGTAGTTTtctttatacgtcataaatggtaaaccttaataattttactttacattactacaaaaactaccaacgaaaattggttcgaacgagatctagacAGTAGTTTtctttatacgtcataaatggtaaaccttaatttaactttcattaaatcaactgaaaaatgaaaataaatcaagaaccttttaatttcataaaaataaacgttattgttgctgcggaacccttcatgggcgagtccaactcgcatttggccgatttttgatAAACGCGTAGCGATCAGCGCGATAGTAGAATCAGCCTAAGATATTCAAGTAATAAAATTTGTCGTGCATTCCCCAATCATACTTGCAAACTGTTTGAacagtacataaaatattatgtaaataaacattgtttaaacttttggtatattatgtttatttcgaataaaatattgtaacgtTGTTCAAGAACCAAAGTACTAATAAAATGTCACAGATTGTTACAGGGAGTATGTTACTGTCGAAGTATAAATATGTTCAAATatgaatatataattatgtaataaaaggaAAATAAAATCACACACCACATGAATGTTACATGAGTGCGAACAACAATATCCACAAAAGATATGAGCAACTTAGAAGCCATATTTTGCAAGAAGGGCAGGATTacatttctacgaatatttattattctaatGGATAGGAAGTATTATTTGTAGGAAAGAAAAATTTAACTCCTTTTAAGGTCCTCATATTATACGTGGTGTCCAATTGTTCCAATCGGGCTGATCACAGGCCGACCCGACTGGACTCTTTTTGCGCACTcctaaaaaatgctatgcaatttaCCGCGgaatgccacacgtatttttccTACTGGCTGTAATATGTGCTACCTGGTGCTACTTACACGTGAGTACAACGCACTGACTATAATATGTGATACTTACATATGAGTACAACGTACTGGctgtaatattatgtgctaCTTACACGTGAGTACAACGTACTGGctgtaatattatgtgctaCTTACACGTGAGTACAACGTACTGACTGTAATATGTGCTACTTACACGTGAGTACAACATACTGACGGTAATATTTTCTACTTACACGTGATTACAACttactgtaataataatatgtgctaCTTACACGTGAGTACAACGTACTGGCTGTAATATGTGCTACTTACACGTGAGTACAACATACTGACGGTAATATTTTCTACTTACACATGATTACAACGTACTGGCTGTAATATGTGCTACCTACACGTGAGTACTACGTACTGGCTGTAATATGTCCTACTTACAAGTTAGTCCAATGATCATCATCAAGTATATGACCCAGACGCCCACCGCCACCTCCGACCGCCGCACCAGCACCATTACCACTAACACACAGAACGTCTGCGCCACCCACATCGCTGAGAGGATGACCCACGACAGTAGGATTGAGGATtttctctgaaaatatttgagaagaaaaaatttaaaattacataaagcCCGCATTTTGGCAAGAGAACCATGTTTAGTGTGTACTATATTTTCTAATAACATATCACCGTGCACCGATTGCTCACAATCTGTCAATAACGCCAGGCTGTGCGGTAAGAGATCTAGCAAAAGCGTGTGCCTATGGTGTGCCCGTGTGCTAACTTCTCACCCTACCAAAGAAACCTACAAACTAAACATTGCTCAATGATCTTTCCATTTTTACTAGCCGAACTATAActtatagtattggatccgaccgtaaaatcctgcaggaatcgtttttttcgatcaaatatattttaaaataatctttagaacgtatagaatggattaatgttgggttgccttgttaaaagtagccgcaagtacctttaattaagtttaatgttcatgagataaatgcataaatttgcatgtatcttttttttcagtaaatttacatcatttgaaagaaaatgacgtgacaaaataaggtataaatggttgccagctctaagtcggccgcaacctagggttgccagcccgtaaacagacatagttcttcatcaaaattgaagcatcgatttttttaataattttggtacAAAATTAAAGCTTTACGCATTTtgtgcatgaatatccatggttgccagttgcacgatagccgcaaactggggttgccatcacttttgtatatgacaaatgttcaggcctacaattattatgcctagctggatttgaggacgtcgagaacccgcaggattgctatttttatttaacaggtgtttttatttttatgcgtagtgtcctgtcattcctcaatgtcattccttctaaGTTCTTACTTTTCcattgaatttcattttgctcaattagaggtacttgctgctacttttgacaaggcaacccaacattgatccattctatacgttctaaagattattttaaaatatatttgatcgaaaaaaacgattcctgcaggattttacggtcggatcttaggatattagGTAAGCCAAATGAATTATAATAAAgctggccatttagccaagactttttcgttatcgcttcgttggaattgacataagcgttcgttaatatgacgttgacgttcgactcggcttatgtcaattccatacattttgattggcgattctataacgaagctaTAAAGAAATGATCTTGACTCCCCCCCCGGCATTGTCGAGACTatgtattttgcaatatatGAAAGACAGAAATACTTACTACGTTTCGTTACAAGCGATTTTGGCATTATCGCTTACCattatccatttttttttaatgaaataagggggcaaacgagcaaacgggtcacctgatggaaagcaacttccgtcgcccatggacactcgcagcatcagaagagctgcaggtgcgttgccggcctttgaagagggaatagggtaataggggagggtagggatgggaagggaagggaataggggagggtaggaaagggaatagggtaggggattgggcctccggtaaactcactcactcggcgaaacacagcgcaagcgctgtttcacgccggttttctgtgagaacgtggtatttctccggtcgagccggcccattcgtgccgaagcatggctctcccacgtatgatccATTCAGTTTGCTTATCTCTCGGTAAATTAGTTACATTGTAACCTTCGGAAAATTAACCCTAAAGTACCTGTGAGACTCCCCATATCATCCACGCGTCCGCCATAACCAGCAGCAGATGGTACAGAATACCAGTCGCGGAGAAGCTGAAGGCGGTCACGTAGACCGGAGAGGAGGCGCAGCTGTGATCCTTGTAGCTCAGCAGCTGGACTAGCAGCCCTATGATGCATAGGACGGCGATTACCTGAGGTGGAAGATATATTAAgtactaaaaaaaattttttgccaaactaaaagaaacaaaactagatgataatactttagggtgtgtataatgtgtcccttgtatagagttcactgtgaaagtatagCAGAGCGCTGCTATACTTTCACAGTTCAAAAGAgcaatttttccatacaaatgtgaaaacaaactttttcagcgctgctactttcacagcgaactctctacgaggaacatgtacacaccctaaagttctatcacttagtattgttacaccctgtagatacaATAAATTTTGCCTTCTTTAATGATGTCGTCAAACTTTGTGTAACGCAATATTCTTTTAGTTACCAATAACAATAAGTTAATATTCTCTTAAGCTAGTTTTCATTAATGACCAACCATATTCAAGTCTCACATTTGGCCAAAACTTGTTCAGTAGACTTTTAAGTACTTTTTGCGTAAATATTGTATAAACCTATCCTAaacttacttatttaaatactagtAGTAGTACTTACAATGAAAGTAATCCCTCCTAATAAAGCTCCAATACTGAGAGaatatttatgcaaaaactTCTTTGGCAATATTTTCTTCCACATACTGATACCGTTTCCCATTTGACATAATATCCGTAGCCTAATAGATGTTATAGTATTGTTGAACTTAATATAACTGCAACATACATAGTACTTATCATAACCCcccctagaagataaaatagacgtcaattttcctggtaagtgggaattaaaaacgtgttacctgctctgcgcaaaatgaagatGCGAATGCAAATGCGAATGTTGAAATCAAAATA
It encodes:
- the LOC121734971 gene encoding uncharacterized protein LOC121734971, which codes for MWKKILPKKFLHKYSLSIGALLGGITFIVIAVLCIIGLLVQLLSYKDHSCASSPVYVTAFSFSATGILYHLLLVMADAWMIWGVSQRKSSILLSWVILSAMWVAQTFCVLVVMVLVRRSEVAVGVWVIYLMMIIGLTCILTYIILVVCSLWLELKGTRTRTLDETTRNENL